CTTTCGGGATGGGCTGGTGGTTGGGGCAACCGAAGCCCAGGGCCGTCCACTCGGGCAGGTGCTGATTGATTCCGGGCTCATTACGGCGGCGCAACTGGCAGCCGCGCTGGATTTACAAATCTCTGGCGACTGGAAACCACTTGGTGCCATCCTGGTTCAGCAAGGGGTGATTGTGTATGACCAGTTGGAGGATGTTGCCCGCCGTGAACTTGAACGGATTACCCGCCGGATTGTCCAGCTTCAAAAAGGAAATTTTAGTTTTCAAGTGGCGGAAGTTCCCACCTATGGCAGTTGCCGTTTGAACGCGCAGGAAATGTTGCTCGAAACTGCCCGACAGCACGACGAACTCCGTCACCATCAAGCGCTTCAGACTCTCAGCGATCCCAATCCCCGCAAAGGCTACATTCTCATTATCAACCCCCACGGTGAACTGGTTTTGCCTCTGCGCCAAGCCCTGGCAAACCTTGAAGTCGAAGTCCATGCCGTGAGTAATCTGGCCCCAGAGGCACTTGTGACCGGGTTTGATGAACTGATTCACAGTGGATTACCGGCCCTGGTCATCGCTGATTTTGAGGAACTCAACCCGCAACCTGGTGGGGAGCCAAGGCTGGCCTGGAAGTATTTGAAAGAGATTGGGGAGCGTTCCATCACGTTGATTACCGCTGAGTACCCGGCTCAGGTGACACAGGCGATGCTGGATGCCTTCAATCCATTGCGGATCCTGTCACGTCCGAATGTACGGAGCCTCCAGGGCTCTATTTCACCCCACGCCCAATCCCAATTGACGGCTTTTGTCGAGCATATCAAAACGGTTGTCGCCCAATTGACCAGTGCCTCACTTTTTGAATCAATGCATCCGGACGCGGCTGACTTTTTTTCGGATGTCGGGATTCCCATTGTTTTGCCTGAACGTCAGGATGAAGGCTCTGAAAAGCGATTGCTTGAACTCCTCCATGAGTCCATCTCTCAGTTAAAAAATCCGGACGAAACCACGGAAGTTTCCTTGTTGTTAATGCGATTGCTGGCTGAATGCTTTGACCGGGCGCTCTTTTTTCTCGTCAGGGGCGATCAACTCATCGGACGCGGTGGGTTTGGGTTTTCAGCGGCGGCTGAAAAAGCAACGGCTAAAGTCCGTAAATTGCGCATTCCACTTGCGGAAAGCGATACATTCGGCCAGGTGTGTGCTCAGGGAAAGCCATTTCGCGGAAATCTCAACCCGCACTGGTGGGTCAAATATATTCCGGTTGAAGTCGGTGAATGTCCTTCGCGTGAAATTGTGATTTACCCGCTCCAAACCCAGGGCGGAACGATTGGACTGGTCTATGCCGACAACTCAATTCATCATAAACCACTTTCGAATACCCACGTCCTTGAGATTTTTCTGTTCCAGGCCGGGATTGCTCTCGAAAACCGCAACCTGCAACAACGCCTGATGGGCCGCTCGGCAAGCTAGGTGACCGGGCTGAAGACATCGGGCTGAAGACATCGGGCTGAAGACATTGGGCTCAGGGCTTGGGGCTGAAGACACCGGGCTCAGGGCTTGGGGCTCAGGGCTGAAGAACTGGTTTTATTTCATCCCTCATCCTTCATCCCTCATCCCTTTCTGTGCCCCGAGCTTGCGAGACTTCAGCCCAACTCCTAACCTCTCATTCTTATCTCTCACACTTTATGACCACTCCTGTGACACATTTCCGAACCTGTAATTTGTGTGAAGCCCTCTGTGGCATCGAAATCACGGTGAACAACCAGGACATCGTTTCGATTCAAGGTGATCGCCAGGATCCATTTAGTCGTGGCCATATTTGCCCCAAGGCCGTGGCGCTCAAGGATGTTCACCTGGATCCAAATCGGTTGCGGCA
The Acidobacteriota bacterium DNA segment above includes these coding regions:
- a CDS encoding DUF4388 domain-containing protein, producing the protein MSLAGTLEELPLADILQIISLGRRTGILTLLTADGRFTMSFRDGLVVGATEAQGRPLGQVLIDSGLITAAQLAAALDLQISGDWKPLGAILVQQGVIVYDQLEDVARRELERITRRIVQLQKGNFSFQVAEVPTYGSCRLNAQEMLLETARQHDELRHHQALQTLSDPNPRKGYILIINPHGELVLPLRQALANLEVEVHAVSNLAPEALVTGFDELIHSGLPALVIADFEELNPQPGGEPRLAWKYLKEIGERSITLITAEYPAQVTQAMLDAFNPLRILSRPNVRSLQGSISPHAQSQLTAFVEHIKTVVAQLTSASLFESMHPDAADFFSDVGIPIVLPERQDEGSEKRLLELLHESISQLKNPDETTEVSLLLMRLLAECFDRALFFLVRGDQLIGRGGFGFSAAAEKATAKVRKLRIPLAESDTFGQVCAQGKPFRGNLNPHWWVKYIPVEVGECPSREIVIYPLQTQGGTIGLVYADNSIHHKPLSNTHVLEIFLFQAGIALENRNLQQRLMGRSAS